In one window of Primulina tabacum isolate GXHZ01 chromosome 8, ASM2559414v2, whole genome shotgun sequence DNA:
- the LOC142553911 gene encoding protease Do-like 2, chloroplastic isoform X1 yields MAIAAGTWWFSASIACADSHISLSSSQLLCTSRRPYIYCVSESSEAPVEGASKKYKRRFVNEFQQRSTEENTFWKSDGRGSRNKTGLSAFKSIGVQKKGNKGILVDSKEQQVEADNLQDAAFLNGVVKVYCTHTAPDYSLPCQKQRQYTSTGSAFMIGDGMLLTNAHCVEHDTQVKVKRRGDDTKYAAKVLARGLECDIALLSVECEEFWEGSEPLHFGRLPNLQDSVTVVGYPLGGETISVSKGVVSRIEVTSYAHGSSELLGIQIDAAINPGNSGGPAFNDQGECIGVAFQVYRSDEAENIGYVIPSTVVSHFLEDYERNGKYTGFPSLGVLLQKLENPALRTCLNVPSNEGVLVRKVEPTSNASNVLKEGDVILSFDDVSVGCEGTVPFLSTGRIAFRYLISQKFMGDVAELGIIRGGKSMKVQVVLNPRVHLVPCHIDGGQPSYLIVAGLVFTPLSEPLIGEECEDSIGLKLLTKARYSMARFEGEQIVILSQVLANEVNIGYEDMCNEQVLKLNGTQIRNIRHLAHLIDSCKDKYLIFEFEDNFLVVLEREQALGSSASILKGYGIPSERSEYLSEPYLDSIEQKIDAIIDHNEYGDIPVSNSDFGFDGLLWA; encoded by the exons atggcAATCGCAGCCGGAACCTGGTGGTTCTCCGCTTCCATTGCTTGCGCCGACTCCCATATCTCTTTATCCTCCAGTCAACTCTTGTGCACTTCGCGCAGACCTTATATTTATTGCGTTTCCGAGTCTTCTGAAGCTCCGGTCGAAGGAGCATCGAAGAAATACAAGAGGAGATTCGTCAATGAG TTTCAACAGAGATCAACTGAAGAAAATACATTTTGGAAGTCAGACGGTAGAGGTAGTCGGAATAAAACTGGACTGTCAGCATTTAAATCAATTGGTGTACAGAAGAAAGGGAACAAGGGAATTCTGGTTGACTCGAAGGAACAGCAG GTAGAGGCCGACAATCTTCAAGATGCTGCTTTCCTTAATGGTGTTGTGAAG GTTTATTGTACTCATACTGCACCAGACTATTCCCTTCCGTGTCAGAAACAAAGACAGTATACAAGTACCGGAAG TGCCTTCATGATTGGGGATGGAATGCTTTTGACAAATGCACATTGTGTTGAACATGATACACAG GTCAAAGTAAAGAGAAGGGGGGATGATACGAAATATGCTGCCAAG GTTCTGGCAAGGGGTTTAGAATGTGACATTGCTCTGCTTTCAGTTGAGTGTGAGGAATTTTGGGAAGGATCTGAGCCCCTTCACTTTGGGCGCTTGCCTAATTTGCAG GATTCAGTGACTGTTGTAGGATATCCACTTGGAGGAGAAACTATATCAGTGTCTAAGGGTGTAGTATCAAGAATTGAG GTTACATCGTATGCTCATGGATCTTCTGAGCTACTTGGCATTCAAATTGATGCTGCCATAAATCCTG GTAATAGCGGCGGCCCCGCATTCAATGACCAAGGGGAGTGCATTGGAGTGGCATTTCAG GTATACAGATCCGATGAGGCTGAGAATATTGGCTACGTTATTCCTAGTACTGTTGTATCTCATTTTCTTGAAGACTATGAAAGGAATGGGAAATACACTG GTTTCCCTTCTCTTGGAGTGCTGTTGCAGAAATTGGAGAACCCAGCTTTGAGGACATGCTTGAATGTGCCCTCCAATGAG GGTGTACTTGTGCGGAAAGTTGAGCCAACCTCCAATGCTAGTAATGTGTTGAAGGAG GGGGATGTCATTTTAAGCTTCGATGATGTTTCTGTTGGATGCGAAGGGACAGTACCGTTCCTGTCAACAGGGCGTATTGCATTTCGTTATCTTATTAGTCAAAA GTTTATGGGTGATGTTGCAGAGCTTGGCATTATTAGGGGAGGAAAATCAATGAAAGTTCAAGTAGTTTTAAATCCACGAGTTCAtttg GTTCCTTGCCATATTGATGGAGGCCAGCCTTCATATTTGATTGTTGCTGGCTTGGTGTTTACTCCTCTTTCAGAGCCTCTGATTGG AGAAGAATGCGAAGATAGCATTGGG TTAAAATTGTTAACGAAAGCTCGATACTCTATGGCAAGATTTGAAGGAGAACAGATAGTAATCTTATCACAG GTATTGGCAAATGAAGTAAACATAGGATATGAAGATATGTGCAACGAGCAG GTTTTGAAGTTGAATGGTACTCAGATCAGAAACATTCGCCACTTGGCTCATCTAATTGATT CATGCAAGGACAAATATTTAATCTTTGAATTTGAAGACAACTTTTTGGTTGTTTTGGAGAGGGAGCAAGCTTTAGGTTCATCAGCCAGCATTCTCAAAGGGTATGGAATTCCATCCGAAAGATCGGAATATCTGTCAGAACCATATTTGGACTCCATTGAACAAAAAATCGATGCTATAATCGATCATAATGAGTATGGTGACATTCCCGTCTCAAATTCGGATTTTGGTTTTGATGGTCTTCTTTGGG
- the LOC142553911 gene encoding protease Do-like 2, chloroplastic isoform X2, which produces MAIAAGTWWFSASIACADSHISLSSSQLLCTSRRPYIYCVSESSEAPVEGASKKYKRRFVNERSTEENTFWKSDGRGSRNKTGLSAFKSIGVQKKGNKGILVDSKEQQVEADNLQDAAFLNGVVKVYCTHTAPDYSLPCQKQRQYTSTGSAFMIGDGMLLTNAHCVEHDTQVKVKRRGDDTKYAAKVLARGLECDIALLSVECEEFWEGSEPLHFGRLPNLQDSVTVVGYPLGGETISVSKGVVSRIEVTSYAHGSSELLGIQIDAAINPGNSGGPAFNDQGECIGVAFQVYRSDEAENIGYVIPSTVVSHFLEDYERNGKYTGFPSLGVLLQKLENPALRTCLNVPSNEGVLVRKVEPTSNASNVLKEGDVILSFDDVSVGCEGTVPFLSTGRIAFRYLISQKFMGDVAELGIIRGGKSMKVQVVLNPRVHLVPCHIDGGQPSYLIVAGLVFTPLSEPLIGEECEDSIGLKLLTKARYSMARFEGEQIVILSQVLANEVNIGYEDMCNEQVLKLNGTQIRNIRHLAHLIDSCKDKYLIFEFEDNFLVVLEREQALGSSASILKGYGIPSERSEYLSEPYLDSIEQKIDAIIDHNEYGDIPVSNSDFGFDGLLWA; this is translated from the exons atggcAATCGCAGCCGGAACCTGGTGGTTCTCCGCTTCCATTGCTTGCGCCGACTCCCATATCTCTTTATCCTCCAGTCAACTCTTGTGCACTTCGCGCAGACCTTATATTTATTGCGTTTCCGAGTCTTCTGAAGCTCCGGTCGAAGGAGCATCGAAGAAATACAAGAGGAGATTCGTCAATGAG AGATCAACTGAAGAAAATACATTTTGGAAGTCAGACGGTAGAGGTAGTCGGAATAAAACTGGACTGTCAGCATTTAAATCAATTGGTGTACAGAAGAAAGGGAACAAGGGAATTCTGGTTGACTCGAAGGAACAGCAG GTAGAGGCCGACAATCTTCAAGATGCTGCTTTCCTTAATGGTGTTGTGAAG GTTTATTGTACTCATACTGCACCAGACTATTCCCTTCCGTGTCAGAAACAAAGACAGTATACAAGTACCGGAAG TGCCTTCATGATTGGGGATGGAATGCTTTTGACAAATGCACATTGTGTTGAACATGATACACAG GTCAAAGTAAAGAGAAGGGGGGATGATACGAAATATGCTGCCAAG GTTCTGGCAAGGGGTTTAGAATGTGACATTGCTCTGCTTTCAGTTGAGTGTGAGGAATTTTGGGAAGGATCTGAGCCCCTTCACTTTGGGCGCTTGCCTAATTTGCAG GATTCAGTGACTGTTGTAGGATATCCACTTGGAGGAGAAACTATATCAGTGTCTAAGGGTGTAGTATCAAGAATTGAG GTTACATCGTATGCTCATGGATCTTCTGAGCTACTTGGCATTCAAATTGATGCTGCCATAAATCCTG GTAATAGCGGCGGCCCCGCATTCAATGACCAAGGGGAGTGCATTGGAGTGGCATTTCAG GTATACAGATCCGATGAGGCTGAGAATATTGGCTACGTTATTCCTAGTACTGTTGTATCTCATTTTCTTGAAGACTATGAAAGGAATGGGAAATACACTG GTTTCCCTTCTCTTGGAGTGCTGTTGCAGAAATTGGAGAACCCAGCTTTGAGGACATGCTTGAATGTGCCCTCCAATGAG GGTGTACTTGTGCGGAAAGTTGAGCCAACCTCCAATGCTAGTAATGTGTTGAAGGAG GGGGATGTCATTTTAAGCTTCGATGATGTTTCTGTTGGATGCGAAGGGACAGTACCGTTCCTGTCAACAGGGCGTATTGCATTTCGTTATCTTATTAGTCAAAA GTTTATGGGTGATGTTGCAGAGCTTGGCATTATTAGGGGAGGAAAATCAATGAAAGTTCAAGTAGTTTTAAATCCACGAGTTCAtttg GTTCCTTGCCATATTGATGGAGGCCAGCCTTCATATTTGATTGTTGCTGGCTTGGTGTTTACTCCTCTTTCAGAGCCTCTGATTGG AGAAGAATGCGAAGATAGCATTGGG TTAAAATTGTTAACGAAAGCTCGATACTCTATGGCAAGATTTGAAGGAGAACAGATAGTAATCTTATCACAG GTATTGGCAAATGAAGTAAACATAGGATATGAAGATATGTGCAACGAGCAG GTTTTGAAGTTGAATGGTACTCAGATCAGAAACATTCGCCACTTGGCTCATCTAATTGATT CATGCAAGGACAAATATTTAATCTTTGAATTTGAAGACAACTTTTTGGTTGTTTTGGAGAGGGAGCAAGCTTTAGGTTCATCAGCCAGCATTCTCAAAGGGTATGGAATTCCATCCGAAAGATCGGAATATCTGTCAGAACCATATTTGGACTCCATTGAACAAAAAATCGATGCTATAATCGATCATAATGAGTATGGTGACATTCCCGTCTCAAATTCGGATTTTGGTTTTGATGGTCTTCTTTGGG